The Halichoerus grypus chromosome 9, mHalGry1.hap1.1, whole genome shotgun sequence genomic sequence TCATATAATTTTGAGGCTGAAAGGGTCTCCAAAGGTTACTTAGTCATGCAGTTGAAGAAAGTAAGACCTAGGGCTATTATGTGACCCACCTTGGGTCATACACTGTATCTTCTACAATCTCTGTGCTTGTGCTTACAGAGTTTCAACCAAGTGCTCTCGGAATGGAATCTTTTAACAGAGATCTTCACATTTGAACTTCAGGATACAACGGCcagtatctaattttttttttttttaagattttatttatttgacagagagagacacagcgagagagggaacacaagcagggggagtcggagagggagaagcaggcagagcagggagcccgactcgggactcgatcccaggaccctgggaccatgacctgagccaaaggcagacacttaacgactgagccacccaggcgccctggccagTACCTAATTTAACATCAtgaaaagaagtattttaattCGAAGAAAATTTTTATAGTTAGTCTCTAGTAGAAGAATGAAAAGAGATgtttgaggggctcctggctggctcagtcggtggagcctgTGACTTGGATCTTccggttgtgagttccagccccatgttcggtgtagagattacttaaaaaataaaatcttaaagaaaagaaaaagaaagatgttttaaaaCACTAACTATATTTTCTAGAGGCAGATTTGGCAAAGGCACTCTTTACAAAGGGTAGACGGTACTTGCAAACACCATAAGCCTAATGATCCCATCCCAAACTTCTAATTCAACTTAGCAAGAAATAAAACCTCTTCTGACAGTCGCCATTATTCCAATTATGGCAATAATGACTTCCCCGTCTACCGATTCGGTTGACAGGTTAAAAATCTCCAAACTCTGTTAACCCTGTCTTGGCTCAAGAATATATTAATCTGGCTGATTCAGCAAATACTTAACTACCGACTTACTCGAGGAAAGAGTGCTAAGCAAAACTCAATTCATTTCAAAGCCTCTAGAAATCTCGATCCTGGTTCCCACAGCGAGGTTTCAGAGCAACTCATTGCTGTTTCCTTCTGAGAATTAAACTCCTTGAGATGTGCGTCTTATTCTCTATCCGTGCACAGAagagctcaattaaaaaaagagagacactgAAATGAGTGGACTTGGGAGGGGGAGAGCCTGATCCCACGAGCCGGGGCGAGTCACCTGCGCAGCACCAGGCGGGGGCGACGCGAGGCGACGCTCGCCAACACGCTGAGGAGAAGGCGACCGGAGGAAGGTGGCAGGCTGCAGGCGGCGCGCGGGCTGCTGGCGGCCGGGCGGACAGAAGCCCCCAGTCCTCGGCCCCCGCGCAAGCGACGCCGGGAAATGCCTACATCCGGGAAACCTGCGGCGGAGTGCGGCGGCGGCGACACCGAGTGGAAGGCAaaatggcggcggcggcggtggacTGGTGCTGAGGGGAGAGCCAGGTCCCCGCGACCCTTGCGACGGGCCGCGTTGGCCCGGGGCAGCTCCCCGGCGTctctccccgccctgccccaccaGGGATACTTGGGGTCCTTGGGACGGGCTCCAGCCGCCTGGGCGACCGTCCTCGGGCCCGTGGCCGCTGTCCAGGAGCCCCGGTCTCCCCTGCAGGTAGGTCTGGGGCTGGCGTAGCGGGTGGGGCTCACTCTCTCCTCCCGAGACCGAGTTAGCGGGGCGGTGGCCGCCGGGGCCCACGCCCAGCCCCGCTGGCGGGGGTCCAGGGGCTGCTGCGGACGGGTGGGCCGGGCCCGGCCGGCCCGGTGCGGGCCTGATTTGGCTGGTTGCATGGACCTGAGCTGAGCCCTGCCCTGGGGAAGCGAGGGTTGGCCGCGCCCGGGGCTGAAGGAAGAGCCGCAGGCACCGCGGCCTTGGAAGTGCGGGTTAGGTTGGGGAGAGTCTGACTTGCTGGACCCGAACACGGACGGGTCAGtgtttaggaaggaaggaaagtgaaaGGTGGTTCTGAAAGAAAATTGCAGTGAAAGAGCCGCAGTTCTTTGCATCCCAGAGAGAGTCGATCCTGGATTTACCTTGAAGAAAGCGTGGGAATTTCTATTTCCAGTCCACTGTAATGTTAGCTTACGGTTCATAGTCGGAAGGGGTAGGAGGGATGGAAGGGTTTTTATGGAGTAGGAATGTGTacctaaataaaatgaaggaaagaaaaggaaaggaatattaTTTGTTAGGACTTCAAAAAGAACTTGGATCTCGAAGAATGACTCTCCGGTGATTTGATTTAACCCCCTTCTCTCACTTCTCCAATTGAAAGTTATTTTCTAAGAGAACAAGGTTTAATGTTTGTCGCCCCATATGTTActatgacttaaaaaatatatatcgtTGTGTAGACGTTATTCATAAATCTAgtgagaaataagtaaataagtacaGTCTCACACACAAATATTGTGTCACTTCGCCCAGGATCATGAAGCTTGTTAGGCCTTTATGGATTATTTATTGAggattaaaattctttatcagattTCCTTCATGAGGAAGAAAAGGTAGGACATTATAATTGGAATGAATGTTCTCTGCTAAGATAGCTACATTTGTGATTTAAGTAAggttatttctttccttaaaatgttCATAGGCAGGTAAAATGAGCTAGTTGATTCCCTCAGGCAGTGGAGGAATTTGACTGATTTAACAGTAAAAGTAGCGGCATTGTATTCTGCTGATCAGATGTTGCTGCAAGAAACTGGATCGTGGCACATGCTGGGGAAGGCGCATTCTTTCTGTGCTTGAATATCTATTGAATATGCCTTGCCACTctccaaaagcaaataaaaaaagtacttctacaatttttttttttttttttggtatgaaaaAATTTAGAAGTGGTTTTTTTTGGTATGGTATCTGTTTTCTCCtataggttgttttgtttttaatgatagtCCTTGTTATTCTGTATAAATATAGCCTTGGAATAGATCCAACTCTGGGTATTTAGTTTTCATTCTAGATGTTATATTTAGATTAGTGGCTTTTTTGTAGACCACAAAGTTATTTAGTCATTGAACAACATTTTTATCAAGTGGAAATGGCATTTttcagcataaaataaaatatagtggtAGTTTTCACTTTTGATCAGCTTTGTAGAAAGCGAGTTGAAGAAAATGTCATCAGTAAGCAATAGTCTTGAATATTGCTGTCTAAGCAACTGAGACTATATGCTGCTGAGAAAGAAACAGTACATATTACTACTGTTGCTATTCTCATAACTGACTTAGTCAAAGCACTGAGACAGGCCATCTTTTTTTATAAACCTAATTCAACCCGAGGTAACACTTTGAAATCTTATTATGTGATGGTACCTGGTTTTTCCCCAGGTTGAACGAGATATCTACAAAAACTGTTTGGGTTTGCTGACATTTGCATATTTGATGAAGGTCTGaagtttcaaagaaatggaggTTTTGTCTGTTCAGTTTAACCAATTTAAATGTTCCTTAAAAGAATGAGTGAGTCATGATCCCTGCCTTTAGGAAACTCAAGATGCAGGTTCTGATGAGAAGAGCACTGGGCCAGTTCAGGATGTGTGGATTCTATTTCTAGTGTGACCTCCAGCTGGCTGTGTGAACTTAGGCCAGTTTATCTCTCTGgatccatttcctcatctggagtgtgtatgggggggtgggatatatatatatttaagatactcTATTCTCTATGAATTTGTGATCTAGTAGGAAAAATGAGACAACTACAAAAGTAGGGCAAAAACATAGGTTTTATTTGACCATGCAAAGTGCATTTACAGTTCAGAGAAGGCTAACAAACAGGCAGTTCAATGAAATCTTTGTGAAGACAGCATGTGAATGGCACCTTAAAAGTTGGGTAtaatttctgtaagaaaaaaatatggcagGGCCTTTCCCAAGAAGAAACAGGATGAGTAAGGACATGAAGGTAGAAAAGCAGAGGTACAAAAGCTGAGAGCAAGCAGTTTGGCTTGGTTAGAGTATAAGGTACACTGGGGAGAGTCCAGCGAGGTAGTGAAAAGAGGTAAGAAGATAACTGACATTATTAAGTGGgtcatttattctattttttttttttttaagattttatttacttacttgacagagacacacagcgagagagggaacacaagcagggggactgggagagggagaagcaggcttcccgctgagcagggagcccgacttggggctcgatcccaggaccctgggatcatgacctgagccgaaggcaaacgcttaactgactgagccacccaggcgccccaatgggtATTTATTCTAAACATTTGACGTGCaccattgacccttgaacaacacagatacGAAGTGTGCGGGTCCACCTGTACTCAgacttttttcattaaatatattggaaaattttttggagatttgcaacaaattgaaaaaacagatgagggcgcctgggtggctcagttggttaagcggctgccttcggctcaggtcatgatcctggagtcctgggatcgagtaccgcatggggctccctgtcaacagggagcctgcttctccctctgaccctccccccctcatgtgctctctctctttctcattctctctctcaaataaataaaatctttgaaaaaaaatgaaaacaaaaccagatgAATTGTATAACCTagaaatactgaagaaaaaactaagaaaaaaaagttttgtaagAATACAGAGTATAATACTTAAAGTATATGTTAACtgtgtttatgttatcagtaaggcttctggtcaacagtaggctattaatggttaagttctgggggagtcaaaagttatactcagattttcaactgcatagGGGGTTGGCACCTCTAACCTCCTGTGTTGTtcgagggtcaactgtattaaACTGTATTTTGAGCATAATGCTCAAAATAACCCGATTAGATAGGACCATTATTGCCCacatttgaagatgaagaaactgaggcacagcttGCCAAGATTACACAGCCAGTTAGTGGTAGAACTGGGATTTGTACCCTGCAGTTTGACTCCAAAGCTCTCTAACCACTAATTTAAAGGAGTCATTGAGGGTGACATGATCAGAACTATTTATTTGGAAGATTAATCTGGCACCAGTGTAACACGAGTTAGCGTGTTTCAAAGCAAAATAGCTTTtgaagaattcttttaaaaactctctttacttattattaatttgaattttcacATTTGCAATTAGCAAAGAttactgagttgttttttttttaagattttatttatttatttgacagagagagacacagtgagagagggaacacaagcaggaggagtgggagagggagaagcaggctttctgctaagcagggagccggacgtggggctcgatcccaggaccctgggatcatgacctgagctgaaggcagacgcttaacgactgagccacccaggcgccccaaagattaCTAAGATTTGTTAATGCCAATGTTGACCATATCTTGTTGGTTGGTTGGAATTATAAATTAGTACACCTTTCTGGAAGGCAATCTGACA encodes the following:
- the LOC144379034 gene encoding uncharacterized protein LOC144379034 produces the protein MQPAKSGPHRAGRARPTRPQQPLDPRQRGWAWAPAATAPLTRSREERVSPTRYASPRPTCRGDRGSWTAATGPRTVAQAAGARPKDPKYPWWGRAGRDAGELPRANAARRKGRGDLALPSAPVHRRRRHFAFHSVSPPPHSAAGFPDVGISRRRLRGGRGLGASVRPAASSPRAACSLPPSSGRLLLSVLASVASRRPRLVLRRFYFLSNLYTEHGAGTHNRKIQVTGSTD